A portion of the Catalinimonas alkaloidigena genome contains these proteins:
- the hpf gene encoding ribosome hibernation-promoting factor, HPF/YfiA family gives MKLQIHSVHFDADQKLLDFIQRRVDKLETFYDNILEGEVYLRLTKDSDHRENKVVEIKLYIPGNSLFAKEHAHSFEEATDLTVEALRRQVKKRKEKQSVNR, from the coding sequence ATGAAACTTCAGATTCATTCTGTCCACTTCGATGCCGACCAAAAGCTACTGGACTTCATCCAGCGGCGTGTTGATAAACTGGAGACGTTTTACGACAACATTTTGGAGGGCGAAGTATATTTGAGACTCACCAAGGACAGCGACCACCGCGAGAACAAAGTCGTTGAGATCAAACTTTATATTCCGGGCAATTCGCTTTTCGCGAAAGAACACGCCCACTCGTTCGAAGAAGCGACAGATCTGACTGTGGAGGCACTTCGCCGCCAAGTCAAAAAACGCAAAGAAAAACAGAGTGTAAACCGATAG
- a CDS encoding tyrosine-type recombinase/integrase encodes MVDSFLEFLQFEKRYSEHTLLSYRNDLTQFEQHLQDTTRRTLEQADYYDVRAWMVKLISTGIAASSVGRKMACLRSFYKYLLKESAIRENPMQRIKSPKIKKKVPVFVPESDIMDVLDRTQFTDDFHGLRDKLVLEMIYGTGIRLSEIIGLKENDISLHNRVIKVLGKRNKERMIPLNVTLTHLLERYLSFKHATFPVDAEGPLIVTDGGDEAYPMFIYRLVRKYLDDVVALEKKSPHVLRHTFATHLLNKGADLNAIKDLLGHSNLAATQVYTHNSLEKMREAFRQAHPKA; translated from the coding sequence ATGGTTGATTCTTTTTTGGAGTTCCTGCAGTTCGAAAAACGGTACAGCGAACACACCCTCCTGTCGTACCGAAATGACCTGACGCAATTCGAACAGCATCTGCAGGACACAACTCGGCGAACCTTAGAACAGGCTGATTATTACGATGTACGTGCCTGGATGGTGAAACTCATCAGCACGGGCATTGCCGCCAGTTCGGTCGGTCGAAAAATGGCCTGTTTACGGTCATTCTACAAATACCTTTTGAAAGAGAGTGCTATCCGCGAAAACCCCATGCAGCGGATCAAGAGCCCCAAAATCAAAAAAAAGGTCCCCGTTTTTGTTCCGGAATCCGACATCATGGATGTGCTGGACCGTACCCAGTTTACAGACGACTTTCACGGCCTGCGCGATAAGTTGGTCCTGGAAATGATTTACGGAACCGGCATCCGCCTTTCGGAGATCATCGGCCTGAAAGAAAACGACATCAGCCTGCACAACCGCGTCATAAAGGTGCTGGGCAAACGCAACAAGGAGCGCATGATTCCCCTGAATGTGACCCTGACCCACCTGCTGGAACGTTACCTTTCTTTCAAACACGCCACCTTTCCCGTAGATGCAGAAGGTCCCCTCATCGTAACCGATGGCGGCGATGAGGCGTATCCCATGTTTATCTACCGCCTCGTTCGCAAGTATCTGGACGATGTGGTAGCACTAGAGAAAAAGAGTCCGCACGTGCTTCGGCATACGTTTGCCACGCACTTGCTAAACAAGGGAGCCGACTTAAATGCCATTAAAGATCTGTTGGGCCACAGTAACCTGGCTGCCACACAGGTGTATACCCACAACTCGCTTGAAAAAATGCGAGAGGCGTTTCGGCAGGCCCACCCGAAAGCTTAA
- the rpsU gene encoding 30S ribosomal protein S21 has protein sequence MIVINVKDNESIDRALKRFKKKFERTGVLREIRSRAYFEKPSVARRTEKLRAIYREKMQSKETL, from the coding sequence ATGATCGTAATTAACGTAAAAGATAACGAGTCGATTGACCGCGCATTAAAGCGTTTCAAGAAGAAGTTTGAGCGTACCGGCGTGTTGCGTGAAATTCGTAGCCGTGCGTACTTCGAGAAACCTTCGGTGGCTCGTCGTACCGAGAAGCTGCGCGCTATTTACCGCGAGAAGATGCAGAGCAAAGAAACTCTCTGA
- a CDS encoding acyl-CoA dehydrogenase family protein — MQTIVDEAGLSFELSENQRMIADMVRDFGAREIEPYKMDWDERQAFPVDLFQKLGSLGLLGVLVPETYGGSGFGYAEYVTAIQEIARIDGSIGLSVAAHNSLCTGHILQFGNEAQKKKWLPKLATGERLGAWGLTEANTGSDAANMRTVAVEDGDHFVLNGSKNFITHGKSGHVAVIIARTGETGDSHGMTAFVIEKGTPGFSAGRKENKLGMRASETTELIFQDCRVPRENVLGKVGEGFVQALKVLDGGRISIAALSLGIAQGAYEAALRYAQERRQFGRPIADFQAIAFKLADMATELEAARLLTFRAADRKTRGLPVTQESAMAKYYASEVAVRCANEAVQIFGGYGYTKDFPAEKYYRDAKLCTIGEGTSEIQKVVISRSILRG; from the coding sequence ATGCAGACTATCGTTGACGAAGCGGGCCTTTCGTTCGAGCTAAGCGAAAACCAGCGCATGATTGCTGATATGGTGCGCGATTTCGGAGCGCGCGAGATAGAACCCTATAAAATGGATTGGGACGAGCGGCAGGCTTTTCCCGTCGATTTGTTTCAGAAGCTGGGCTCGCTGGGACTTTTGGGCGTACTGGTGCCTGAAACGTACGGCGGGTCTGGATTTGGCTACGCCGAATACGTCACTGCGATTCAGGAGATCGCCAGAATCGACGGGTCCATTGGCCTCTCGGTGGCGGCGCACAACTCGCTGTGTACCGGCCACATTCTTCAATTTGGCAACGAGGCGCAGAAAAAGAAATGGCTACCCAAACTCGCCACTGGCGAACGGCTGGGTGCTTGGGGCCTGACCGAAGCCAATACCGGGTCGGATGCCGCCAACATGCGTACTGTGGCGGTGGAAGACGGTGACCATTTCGTTCTGAACGGGAGCAAGAATTTTATCACCCACGGGAAGTCGGGACATGTGGCCGTGATCATTGCCCGCACGGGCGAAACGGGCGATTCGCATGGCATGACGGCTTTCGTGATCGAGAAGGGTACACCCGGATTTTCGGCCGGGCGCAAAGAAAATAAATTGGGCATGCGGGCCTCCGAGACCACCGAGTTGATTTTTCAGGATTGTCGCGTGCCGCGCGAGAACGTGCTGGGGAAGGTAGGCGAAGGATTCGTTCAAGCGCTGAAGGTATTGGATGGCGGCCGGATTTCGATTGCGGCGCTCAGCCTGGGCATTGCACAAGGCGCTTACGAAGCCGCACTTCGCTATGCGCAGGAACGCCGGCAGTTTGGCCGCCCCATTGCCGATTTCCAAGCCATCGCTTTTAAGCTAGCCGACATGGCGACCGAACTCGAAGCGGCTCGTCTGTTGACGTTCCGGGCAGCCGATCGGAAAACCCGGGGATTACCCGTAACCCAAGAGTCGGCCATGGCGAAATATTATGCGTCGGAAGTGGCGGTACGCTGTGCAAACGAAGCAGTACAGATTTTCGGAGGGTACGGCTATACCAAAGATTTTCCGGCCGAAAAGTATTACCGTGACGCCAAATTGTGTACGATTGGCGAAGGCACTTCCGAAATCCAGAAAGTTGTTATTTCCCGATCTATTCTTCGCGGTTAA
- a CDS encoding UDP-glucose dehydrogenase family protein, whose product MKIAVVGTGYVGLVTGTCFAETGNTVHCVDIDERKVKKLQNGVITIYEPGLEALFERNIEQGRLKFTTNLAEGIKDAEIIFLALPTPPGEDGSADLKYVLNVAKDLGFLLEKYAVVVDKSTVPVGTAEKVHAKIAENAKVAFDVVSNPEFLREGVAVEDFMKPDRVVVGTSSERARKKMEQLYAPFVRQGNPIIFMDERSAEMTKYAANSFLAAKITFMNEIANLCDKVGANVDDIRRGIGSDSRIGKRFLFAGIGYGGSCFPKDVQALAKTSQDYAYDFRMLKAVMDVNADQKSKLLPKVKEYFGGDLAGKKIAVWGLSFKPYTDDIREAPALENIKALLAEGASVVAYDPEAMENVREVVGTSIAFAESPYEALEDADALMIFTEWPVFRTPDFEKMESLLNNKAIFDGRNLFEPELMEELGFVYHSIGRRAITKEIPNPKKPTDQVIA is encoded by the coding sequence ATGAAAATTGCAGTTGTAGGAACAGGCTACGTTGGACTGGTAACAGGCACATGCTTCGCCGAAACGGGCAATACCGTCCACTGTGTAGACATTGACGAGAGAAAAGTAAAGAAGCTCCAGAATGGTGTAATCACCATTTATGAGCCCGGCTTAGAGGCCCTTTTTGAAAGAAATATCGAGCAAGGTCGCCTAAAATTCACGACCAATCTGGCAGAAGGCATCAAAGATGCAGAAATCATTTTCTTGGCACTTCCGACTCCTCCCGGAGAAGACGGTTCGGCCGACTTGAAATATGTTTTGAACGTAGCGAAAGACCTGGGCTTCCTGCTCGAAAAGTACGCCGTAGTGGTGGACAAGAGCACCGTGCCGGTCGGTACTGCCGAAAAGGTCCACGCCAAAATCGCCGAAAATGCCAAAGTAGCGTTCGACGTGGTTTCGAACCCTGAGTTCCTTCGCGAAGGCGTGGCCGTAGAAGACTTCATGAAACCCGATCGGGTGGTTGTAGGGACAAGCTCAGAGCGCGCTCGCAAGAAAATGGAGCAGTTGTACGCGCCATTCGTCCGTCAGGGTAACCCTATCATTTTCATGGACGAACGTTCGGCAGAAATGACCAAGTACGCGGCCAACTCTTTCCTGGCAGCCAAAATCACGTTCATGAACGAAATCGCCAACCTGTGCGACAAAGTGGGCGCCAACGTGGATGACATCCGCCGGGGTATTGGCTCAGACAGCCGCATCGGCAAGCGCTTCCTGTTCGCCGGGATTGGTTACGGCGGTAGCTGCTTCCCGAAGGACGTACAGGCCCTGGCCAAAACTTCTCAAGATTATGCGTACGACTTCCGCATGCTGAAGGCGGTAATGGATGTCAACGCCGATCAGAAATCCAAGCTTTTGCCGAAAGTGAAAGAGTATTTCGGTGGCGACCTGGCCGGAAAGAAAATCGCGGTATGGGGTCTCTCTTTTAAACCTTACACCGATGACATCCGGGAAGCACCCGCGCTGGAGAACATCAAAGCCCTCTTGGCAGAAGGTGCCAGCGTAGTAGCATACGATCCGGAAGCCATGGAAAATGTACGGGAAGTGGTAGGAACTTCGATCGCATTTGCAGAGAGTCCTTACGAAGCGCTGGAAGACGCCGACGCGTTGATGATCTTCACCGAATGGCCTGTTTTCCGGACGCCTGACTTCGAGAAAATGGAGTCACTTTTAAATAATAAAGCTATTTTTGACGGTAGGAACCTGTTTGAACCTGAACTGATGGAGGAGCTGGGCTTTGTATACCACAGCATCGGTCGCCGTGCCATCACGAAGGAAATTCCAAATCCTAAGAAGCCTACCGATCAAGTAATAGCATAA
- a CDS encoding UDP-glucuronic acid decarboxylase family protein: protein MKRVLVTGGAGFLGSHLCDRMLREGYSVIAMDNLITGDLRNIEHLFKEKDFEFYHHDVSKFVHVPGPLDYILHFASPASPIDYLKMPIQTLKVGSLGTHNLLGLARVKKARILVASTSEVYGDPLVHPQTEDYWGNVNPIGPRGVYDEAKRFQEAITMAYHTFHGLETRIVRIFNTYGPRMRLDDGRVLPAFIGQALRGQDLTVFGDGSQTRAFCYVDDLVDGIYRLLMSDYPYPVNIGNPDEITIQEFGEEILKLTGADQKLIHKPLPKDDPKQRKPDITKAKEILGWEPKVSRSEGLKLTYEFFKERVKTEKAQETE, encoded by the coding sequence ATGAAGCGAGTCTTAGTTACAGGGGGAGCCGGGTTTCTCGGCTCCCATCTTTGCGACCGGATGCTCCGGGAAGGATACTCTGTCATAGCGATGGATAACCTGATCACCGGAGATTTACGCAACATCGAACATCTTTTTAAAGAAAAGGACTTTGAGTTCTATCATCACGATGTTTCGAAGTTTGTACACGTCCCCGGTCCCCTGGATTACATTCTTCATTTCGCTTCACCCGCCAGCCCCATCGATTACCTGAAGATGCCCATTCAGACCCTGAAAGTGGGTTCGTTAGGGACGCACAATCTTCTGGGTCTGGCACGGGTCAAAAAAGCCCGCATCCTGGTCGCCTCTACTTCTGAAGTGTACGGCGATCCGCTCGTTCACCCCCAAACAGAAGACTATTGGGGCAACGTGAATCCCATTGGCCCGCGAGGCGTTTACGACGAGGCCAAGCGCTTTCAGGAAGCCATCACGATGGCGTACCATACTTTCCACGGACTCGAAACCCGAATTGTACGGATCTTCAATACGTACGGACCTCGCATGCGCCTCGACGACGGTCGCGTCTTGCCCGCATTCATCGGACAAGCGTTACGCGGCCAGGATCTGACGGTATTCGGTGACGGATCGCAGACACGCGCATTCTGTTACGTAGACGATCTGGTGGATGGTATTTATCGCCTTCTGATGAGCGACTACCCTTATCCCGTTAACATTGGAAACCCTGATGAAATTACCATTCAGGAATTTGGTGAAGAAATTCTGAAACTCACAGGGGCAGACCAAAAGCTTATTCACAAGCCGTTGCCAAAGGACGATCCCAAGCAACGGAAACCCGACATCACCAAAGCCAAAGAGATTTTGGGATGGGAGCCTAAAGTATCCCGCTCAGAGGGACTCAAGCTCACTTACGAATTCTTTAAAGAACGCGTAAAGACAGAAAAAGCCCAAGAAACCGAATAA
- a CDS encoding acyltransferase has translation MDTYFSHETAVVDPGCFIGAGTHIWHFSHLMTGCRIGGGCSLGQNVFVAGSVVLGRNVKVQNNVSLYDGVTCEDDVFIGPSVVFTNVINPRSQVNRKSEYRRTHVQKGATLGANATIICGVTIGRYAFVGAGAVVTRHVLPYALVVGNPARPVGWMSERGHKLQFDAQGRAQCPETGQSYQLSPQGVTLID, from the coding sequence ATGGATACCTATTTCTCGCACGAAACGGCCGTTGTCGATCCGGGTTGTTTCATCGGAGCCGGAACACACATCTGGCACTTCTCCCACCTGATGACCGGTTGCAGAATCGGGGGAGGATGCAGCTTAGGACAAAATGTGTTCGTTGCGGGTAGTGTTGTTCTGGGGCGCAATGTGAAAGTCCAGAATAACGTCTCGCTCTACGACGGTGTTACCTGTGAAGACGATGTTTTTATCGGTCCCTCGGTCGTCTTCACCAACGTGATCAATCCGCGCAGTCAGGTCAACCGGAAATCGGAGTATCGTCGCACACACGTCCAAAAAGGCGCTACGCTGGGTGCCAATGCCACCATCATCTGCGGCGTGACCATCGGCCGCTACGCGTTTGTCGGAGCCGGTGCGGTAGTGACCCGCCACGTGCTTCCGTATGCATTGGTAGTGGGCAACCCCGCGCGGCCTGTGGGCTGGATGAGCGAACGTGGACACAAACTCCAGTTCGATGCACAAGGCCGTGCCCAGTGCCCGGAAACGGGGCAATCGTACCAACTATCACCGCAAGGCGTCACCCTTATCGACTAA
- the ytxJ gene encoding bacillithiol system redox-active protein YtxJ, producing MNWKRIESTEGLTQAIAHSNEKPVLIYKHSTRCPISAAALARLERAWNTAEMASVEPYFLDLISYRVVSNAVEEQLGIRHESPQALLVHQGKVVYHESHLGISYEELKTQADQLTTA from the coding sequence ATGAACTGGAAAAGAATAGAATCGACCGAAGGCCTGACCCAGGCAATTGCGCACTCCAACGAAAAACCTGTCCTTATTTATAAGCATAGCACGCGTTGTCCCATCAGTGCGGCGGCGTTAGCTCGGCTGGAACGTGCCTGGAATACGGCGGAGATGGCATCCGTAGAACCTTATTTTTTAGATTTGATTAGTTACCGTGTGGTTTCTAACGCGGTAGAAGAGCAACTGGGCATCCGGCACGAATCTCCTCAAGCACTCCTGGTACATCAGGGAAAAGTGGTCTACCACGAATCTCATCTCGGCATCTCTTACGAAGAACTGAAAACTCAGGCCGATCAGTTGACTACCGCTTAG
- a CDS encoding thiamine pyrophosphate-dependent enzyme has protein sequence MSSAVQEESILQFDRKHYTDQDLLALYEALLKPRMIEEKMLILLRQGKISKWFSGIGQEAIAVGVTCALRPDEYILPLHRNLGVFTQRQLPLARLFAQFQGKASGYTRGRDRSFHFGDPEHYIVGMISHLGPQLSVADGLALAHRLWDEAKVVAAFSGDGGTSEGEFHEALNVASVWQLPVLFIVENNGYGLSTPSDEQFRCKSFVDKGLGYGMEAVQVDGNNILDIFDTIRHLAASMRENPRPVLVEAMTFRMRGHEEASGTKYVPSELLDTWARKDPVQNFEAFLRKEGVLDDETNTQLRARIQAEIDAGLQEAFAEPAPDATERELADVYAPHVPHSVAPAQEVTSDKRFVDAIADAIRQSFERYPQLVLMGQDVAEYGGVFKVTEGLMARFGKARVRNTPLCESAIVGVGVGLSIAGWKSIVEMQFADFVTCGFNQIVNNLAKLHYRWQQAADVVIRMPTGAGVGAGPFHSQSNEAWFFHTPGLKVVYPSTPYDAKGLLNASIEDPNPVLYFEHKALYRSLTGPVPDDYYTLPLGQASIVASGEDVTIITYGMGVHWAQEVVQTMAGVTAEIVDLRTLLPWDHETVEAAVRKTGRVLILHEDCLTGGIGGEIAAWIAEHCFVYLDAPVMRVGALDTPVPFAASLEKHFLPRERLAKKVEELLAF, from the coding sequence ATGTCCTCAGCCGTTCAGGAAGAATCCATCCTCCAGTTTGATCGAAAGCATTACACCGATCAGGACTTGCTGGCGCTGTACGAAGCGTTGCTCAAACCCCGGATGATCGAAGAGAAAATGCTGATTCTGTTGCGGCAGGGAAAAATCAGCAAATGGTTCTCGGGCATCGGGCAGGAGGCCATTGCTGTCGGTGTGACTTGTGCGCTCCGACCCGACGAATACATTCTGCCCCTGCACCGCAATCTGGGCGTTTTTACACAGCGGCAACTGCCGTTGGCGCGTTTGTTTGCGCAATTTCAGGGGAAAGCTTCGGGCTATACCCGGGGGCGTGATCGTTCGTTTCACTTCGGAGATCCGGAGCATTACATCGTCGGCATGATTTCGCATCTGGGACCCCAACTCTCTGTGGCCGATGGACTTGCCCTGGCGCATCGGTTGTGGGACGAAGCAAAGGTGGTCGCGGCCTTTAGCGGCGACGGCGGCACCAGCGAAGGCGAATTTCACGAAGCCCTAAACGTCGCGTCCGTGTGGCAGCTTCCGGTGTTGTTCATCGTGGAAAACAACGGCTACGGCCTTTCGACGCCCAGCGATGAGCAGTTCCGTTGCAAAAGTTTCGTCGACAAAGGCCTCGGGTACGGCATGGAGGCGGTGCAGGTGGATGGCAACAACATTTTAGATATATTCGACACCATCCGGCACCTGGCGGCCAGCATGCGCGAAAATCCGCGCCCGGTGTTGGTGGAAGCGATGACGTTCCGTATGCGAGGGCACGAAGAAGCCTCCGGCACCAAGTACGTACCGAGCGAGTTGCTGGACACCTGGGCCCGGAAAGATCCCGTCCAAAATTTCGAAGCGTTTCTGCGCAAGGAAGGCGTGCTGGATGACGAGACCAACACCCAGCTGCGTGCGCGCATCCAGGCGGAAATCGACGCGGGCTTGCAGGAAGCTTTTGCCGAACCCGCCCCCGACGCTACGGAAAGGGAGCTAGCTGACGTTTATGCTCCGCATGTGCCGCATTCCGTTGCCCCTGCCCAGGAGGTCACCTCGGACAAGCGCTTTGTAGATGCCATTGCCGACGCCATTCGCCAGAGTTTCGAGCGGTATCCGCAACTGGTGCTGATGGGGCAAGATGTCGCCGAATACGGTGGTGTGTTTAAAGTAACAGAAGGTCTGATGGCGCGTTTCGGGAAAGCGCGCGTGCGCAACACGCCGCTCTGCGAATCGGCCATCGTCGGCGTGGGGGTAGGGCTGTCGATTGCCGGCTGGAAGTCGATCGTGGAGATGCAGTTTGCCGATTTTGTGACGTGCGGGTTCAACCAGATCGTAAACAACCTGGCGAAACTGCACTACCGCTGGCAGCAAGCCGCCGATGTGGTAATCCGCATGCCGACCGGGGCAGGAGTTGGGGCAGGGCCTTTCCATTCGCAGTCGAACGAAGCGTGGTTTTTCCATACGCCGGGTTTAAAAGTCGTGTATCCCTCCACACCTTACGATGCCAAAGGCCTCCTGAATGCTTCCATCGAAGATCCCAATCCGGTACTCTATTTCGAGCACAAAGCCCTGTATCGGTCGCTTACCGGTCCCGTCCCCGACGATTATTATACCTTGCCCCTCGGGCAAGCGTCAATAGTGGCTTCGGGTGAGGATGTGACCATCATTACCTACGGTATGGGGGTGCATTGGGCTCAAGAAGTTGTACAAACAATGGCAGGCGTTACGGCAGAAATCGTCGACTTGAGGACGTTGCTTCCCTGGGATCACGAAACGGTAGAAGCGGCGGTGCGCAAAACGGGACGCGTTCTGATTTTGCACGAAGATTGCTTGACTGGAGGAATCGGCGGAGAGATTGCCGCCTGGATTGCCGAGCACTGTTTTGTGTACCTCGATGCACCTGTGATGCGCGTGGGCGCGTTAGATACACCGGTGCCCTTTGCGGCTTCGTTAGAAAAACACTTTCTGCCCCGTGAGCGGTTGGCGAAAAAAGTAGAAGAATTATTAGCCTTTTAG
- a CDS encoding M16 family metallopeptidase — protein sequence MIEYSEFTLDNGLRVLVHEDHTAPMAVLNILYNVGSRDEEAHRTGFAHLFEHLMFGGSRHIPSYDEPLQKVGGENNAFTSPDITNYYISLPASNLETAFWLESDRMLALSFDPEVLDVQKKVVIEEFNQRYLNQPYGDIWLKLRPLAYKAHPYQWPTIGKDISHIAEATMDNVREFFYRHYLPNNAVLVVAGDVTVSEVQRLSEKWFGPIPAGEAPVRQLPAEPAQQAARTLTVESDVPLHALYKVYHMPGRLHPDYYAIDLLSDALGRGKSSRLFNRLVKGQRLFNSIGAYVTGSVDPGLLVIQGKVNQGIALEAAKQALDEVVNEIVTKGLEEPELTKVKNQAESTLIFSEVELLNRAMNLAFFAAQGDANLINAESAKIQAVTPDDIARVAQQILVSTNSSTLYYRAAAEA from the coding sequence ATGATTGAATATAGTGAATTTACTCTAGACAACGGCCTGCGTGTGCTGGTGCACGAAGATCACACCGCACCCATGGCCGTGCTGAACATTTTATACAACGTCGGTTCGCGCGACGAGGAGGCCCACCGCACGGGATTTGCCCATTTGTTTGAGCACCTGATGTTCGGTGGCTCGCGTCACATTCCTTCGTACGACGAGCCGCTGCAAAAGGTCGGTGGCGAGAACAACGCCTTCACCTCCCCCGACATCACCAACTACTACATCAGCCTGCCGGCCTCTAACCTGGAAACGGCTTTCTGGCTCGAATCAGACCGGATGCTGGCGCTCTCGTTCGATCCGGAGGTGCTCGATGTACAGAAGAAAGTCGTTATCGAAGAATTTAACCAACGGTACCTGAATCAGCCTTACGGTGACATCTGGCTTAAACTTCGGCCGTTGGCCTACAAGGCGCATCCGTACCAGTGGCCTACGATCGGGAAAGACATCAGTCATATTGCCGAAGCCACGATGGACAACGTGCGCGAGTTTTTCTATCGCCACTATCTGCCGAACAATGCCGTCCTGGTGGTGGCCGGAGACGTAACCGTTTCGGAGGTGCAACGCCTCAGTGAAAAATGGTTCGGCCCGATTCCGGCAGGCGAAGCACCGGTACGCCAGCTTCCGGCCGAACCCGCGCAGCAAGCGGCCCGTACGCTCACGGTCGAGTCCGACGTGCCGCTGCACGCGCTCTATAAGGTGTACCACATGCCGGGGCGACTTCATCCCGATTATTACGCCATCGATCTTCTGAGCGATGCGCTGGGGCGGGGCAAATCGTCGCGCTTGTTCAACCGGCTGGTCAAAGGCCAACGGTTGTTTAACTCCATCGGGGCCTACGTAACGGGCTCGGTCGATCCGGGTTTGCTGGTGATCCAGGGGAAAGTGAACCAGGGAATTGCGCTGGAAGCGGCCAAACAGGCCCTCGACGAGGTGGTGAACGAAATCGTGACGAAAGGACTGGAAGAACCCGAACTCACCAAAGTGAAAAACCAAGCTGAGTCGACGCTGATTTTTTCGGAAGTTGAGCTGCTGAACCGCGCCATGAATCTGGCTTTCTTCGCCGCCCAGGGGGATGCGAATCTGATCAACGCCGAATCGGCAAAAATTCAGGCCGTAACGCCTGACGACATCGCGCGCGTAGCGCAGCAAATCCTTGTTTCTACTAACAGTTCAACCCTTTATTACCGGGCGGCGGCCGAAGCCTGA
- the ispF gene encoding 2-C-methyl-D-erythritol 2,4-cyclodiphosphate synthase, with protein sequence MATMRVGMGYDVHQLQEGHPFWLGGIEIPHTHGAVGHSDADVLIHVICDALLGAANLRDIGYHFSDQDPQYKGIDSKLLLKQVIALLQKSGYRVGNVDATICLQRPKINPHVPAMKACLAEVMGIPEEDVSIKATTTERLGFVGREEGVSAYAVVLIEKS encoded by the coding sequence ATGGCAACAATGAGAGTAGGCATGGGCTACGACGTACACCAGCTGCAGGAAGGCCATCCGTTCTGGCTGGGAGGCATTGAAATTCCACACACCCACGGTGCGGTGGGTCACTCCGACGCCGACGTGCTGATTCACGTAATTTGCGACGCGTTGCTGGGCGCCGCCAACCTGCGCGACATTGGCTATCACTTTTCTGACCAAGATCCTCAGTACAAGGGAATCGACAGCAAACTTCTGCTGAAGCAGGTAATCGCGCTGTTGCAAAAGTCAGGCTATCGGGTAGGCAATGTAGACGCGACCATCTGCCTCCAGCGCCCGAAAATCAACCCGCACGTACCGGCCATGAAGGCGTGCCTAGCCGAGGTGATGGGCATTCCGGAAGAAGACGTCTCCATCAAAGCGACTACCACAGAGCGGCTGGGTTTTGTGGGCCGCGAAGAGGGCGTTTCGGCTTATGCCGTGGTGCTGATCGAAAAATCGTAA
- the mnmD gene encoding tRNA (5-methylaminomethyl-2-thiouridine)(34)-methyltransferase MnmD: protein MPDSPLQLITTGDGSPSLYHTELDETYHSRRGAVTESDYVFIQRGLVPATEVSDPVRVFEVGFGTGLNALLTLRYAEEHQQAVVYHTIELYPLAPSLWQALTFPPPLDQPTDRQWFRQLHESPWGQALLLTPHFTFQKIEGDIHTYPSATAAYDVVYFDAFAPQKQPDCWQPDVFHRLYTMLRADGALITYCAQGAFRRTLQATGFKVEKLPGPPGKREMVRAWKV from the coding sequence ATGCCCGACTCCCCGCTGCAACTCATCACCACAGGCGACGGCTCGCCCAGCTTGTACCATACGGAGCTGGACGAAACGTATCACTCGCGGCGCGGGGCCGTAACCGAGTCGGACTACGTGTTTATCCAGCGGGGACTGGTGCCGGCCACCGAAGTCAGCGATCCGGTGCGGGTATTTGAAGTAGGCTTCGGAACTGGCCTCAATGCGCTACTGACCTTGCGCTATGCCGAGGAGCACCAGCAGGCGGTCGTTTATCACACGATCGAGTTGTATCCCCTTGCGCCCTCCCTCTGGCAAGCGCTTACGTTCCCGCCACCCCTCGACCAACCTACAGACCGCCAGTGGTTTCGGCAATTACACGAATCGCCCTGGGGGCAGGCCTTGTTGCTTACGCCCCATTTCACCTTCCAAAAAATCGAAGGCGACATCCACACCTACCCAAGCGCAACGGCGGCTTACGATGTGGTCTATTTCGACGCCTTTGCTCCTCAGAAACAGCCCGACTGCTGGCAGCCTGACGTATTTCATCGCCTTTATACAATGCTCCGTGCTGATGGAGCGTTGATAACCTACTGTGCACAAGGTGCTTTCCGCCGTACGTTGCAAGCTACGGGCTTCAAAGTCGAGAAGCTCCCCGGCCCTCCGGGCAAGCGCGAAATGGTGCGTGCCTGGAAGGTCTGA